The following nucleotide sequence is from Branchiostoma lanceolatum isolate klBraLanc5 chromosome 18, klBraLanc5.hap2, whole genome shotgun sequence.
AGTCCTATTGACGCTTGGTTAAGAAGAAAAAGGAGACAAATATTAAAGAAGGAAGTTCAGTTTACCGCTCGCATTCCATTGACACTGGACACATTCACAATGGATCCTGGAGGTAACAAAAGAAACGAAAAgaatcatgtacattttgattAGTGCCTCTAATCAAGGTATCTTTCTAGTCAAGCCTTTGAGGTTTAAATATCATCATATATTGAAATTTTAACGACAGGCAACATAggaacatacacacatacacacacacacacaggcaacataggaacatacacacatgcatatacatacatgtacacacacacacacacacagagacactcatacacatatgcacacacatgcacacatgcatatatacaaacacacatacacacaaagacacacacacacaaacacacactaacacatcATAACACCCACATCAAAATATCACCCTTAGTTTGTGTGAGATGGGGCACACAAATCTGAGTCAAACCCACCACACTGCACACttcctaacacacacacacacacacatgaactaacacacatgcacacacatcaacacacacacacacacacatcataacGCCATAGAAAATATCACCCTTAGTTTGTGTAAGATGGGACACACATAGCTGAGTCAAAGTCACCACACTGCGCACTtcctaacacacacacatgaactcactcacacacacacacaaacacacacacaccaacacacccATACACACACTACAACACTAAAGAAAATATCACCTTTAGTTTCTGTGAGATGGGGCACACATAGCTGAGTCAGGGCCACCACACTGCGCACGTTGACATTCATCAGTTTGTCGTATTCCGCCATGTCTGTTGTCTCTATGGATGCCAGGTGGGCAGTTCCAGCATTATTGACCTGTGTGGATATTGGATATGTAGATTGaccgttcttttggccgtgttgcattacctcgcttgtcgggttattgtgaaaatatcaGTGGTAGAATTTTCTGTATAATGGGCTTtttgacactaacagtcattttcgtgtcaaaaaatttgtcatgtgtttagttccacggaaaaatgcccaattttgcgcctcatttttgacggggAAAATACTCTTTCCCTctaatatttactaaaattacagagATTGAAGAAACTGAAACTCAGGTTTTTCTTGTAGCTACTagtagagggatatccttcattctcATACACAgctgttttggctcagaagtatttcctggaagagacggtcgctagacttgagggtgtgcaaactggaattgagacccaaaataaactaagGGGTGCCCCCTTAAATACTCTTCCCTAACCAACAATTGTTTGGTTAACCAGGTAATTAGTTAGTTGGGTGGTTAGGGGAAAGTATGAGCCCTGGTAAACTAACTAGAAGGGCACTTTTATttgaatgaaagctcatctgtgttagtAGAGTACAGTGAATCAAACATCTAAGGAAGGTTGGAGTTCTGACcaaaaattcatggtgagttccttctttgtgttggatcaaactTGAAAACTCAAAAACTATACAATAGGATGGCactttgattatgcaaagtatgTCCCAATATTAAATTGAATTTCTATCTTactatgtacatctctgtctaagatACCCGCATGCCCCAAATCAGATAAATAAAGACAACAAGTGGCATCGCAGTGGCgaagtggcagggtgtttggccccagaaccaagaggtacTGAATTCAAATCCAGGGTTCCCTGATCTGTCCCATTGACGtcgtgcccttaggaaaggcactttacacgactttcctcacttcactcaggtggaaatgagtacctagcttcggttagggacatccctcggataggacgttaaatggacgtCCAGTGTTTAAGGAaagccacacatcgagcacgttaacccatcgcacttatcgaaaggagtaggggtccttcccggtgtgcaTGGTTCAAAACTTACTGTCCTATGGccacacatggggcaattgtcatattgaggtcacctgcgcgccgaatggcagtcgctacagacccttgcgatctagctccGCCAATGTGCGCTCCTCaaaattcagcccctggctgcaaagagagagtattcagcctacccaataataataaaaataaaaaaaaataaaggaaatgAGTTCCATACCAGAATATCTACCCTGCCAAACTTCTGCACAGTTTGTTCCACCAGGTTTTTCTGTAGCTGTTCATCGCAGATGTCTCCTGTCACAAGCAGAATCTGAGTGAGGAAAAAAGGAATGTTAGCATAAATAACGTTGTCTGGTGTAGCATGcatagtagttagtagtacattgtagtagtagactggtttattatTTGACAAAGTGAGTAAAACTTACTAAAAGCTGTTGGTAGCCCGAAGAGCTCTAAAATTGTACAGCTTTGTCATCACATTAATCAGTGATTAGTGAAATTGCCACTGGACCAATTAAGAAGTCGTGAGTTTGAATGCcgactgtgtcgctcacccgacatgcacgctactggaaagggttacaGTCCTTGTGATGGTACATTAAGCtgtagtccactgtttattgtaGCAACATTCCCAGAACCTAAAACCCTTCAGCAACAACCCTAACCCACTACCTTGACACTCGGTGacaaacaaaatttgaaaatctcAAAAACTGCAACACTTACGATATAATagtgttacaaacaaacaaacaaactaactaactaacaaacaccTTGTCTTGCGGAGTCCCTGCCTCCACACAGGCCTTTGCTGTGGCCTGCAGGTTTTCCTGGTTCCTCCCAGTCAGAGCCAGGTGCGCTCCCAGCTGGGCAAATTCCACAGCTGTCCCCCTCCCGATTCCAGAACTCGCACCTGGAGGGGtgaaaacacaagaaacacTTTAAATTTAATAGTCATCAATACAGCATCTATTACTTCCTGGATTTAATACTTTAGGATACAAGTTTAAGTTAAAGTTGAAGTCCTTCTCGCACCACAAATGTTGCCTATGGCAGTGCCCAACTCCTAAtcgaagcccttgggccacacacttGGAATCACTACAGCATGGACTATTCCACTGGTAGTGTTGTGTGTTTtactcccatactctttcccaatgCTGAGTGCTAtgcagagaaagcagtgtgtTAAAATTTTCCAAAGTCATTGGTATGACCTAGCcgcggggatcgaactcacgacctactgaatacaaggcgaacactctacccacacAACGATTGCACATGGCTTTTGAAAAATTAGTAGGAAATTGCAGGAAAAGCATGTTCAATCTATAAGAAATTTTAGACAATGACCGTCACAAATTTACAACAAATACAGCcataactagagttaagtatttgtgctacatatacttcaggtttgctatgttagttaagtgattatggggtctttttataaatatgaattggtactgatttttcatttcaattaaATTAAATGTGTGATCgttgtgtgccgatttcttaaaaatagagagaacactaatgaccccaaaaaacacccctcccaatgaaatggtatggctaccctgcgacctcacaaaatcaaaatggcggccaccacacatgccaacggatctcacaaaggttttgctacgcaaacctgtaattaagTCAAAGGCAaggcatcccccccccccaacactgCAGCACTATATATAAAAATGCACATAACaatttgcatatatatatatatatgtagttatGTAAATGGTAAAGATGAGGGTTTACAACTGTTTCTTTGACACTGATTTCTAGTAAATCTTATAGCAAACGTAGGCTATAACTGCATGTTACAATTCGCCTAATTTCAGTGACGTTTCGTTCAGCATAAAtgacacgcccccctccccatttccacAATACAACATACAAATGTGTTATCTCTAAAAATGTGAAGCGTTCAAACTCATGTTCACTAGCTTACCTGTGATGATGGCAACCTTTTCTTTCAAGTCAGGCATCTCTTGGCGGAGGAATTTAAGACAGTGAGGTACTATTTGGACGCTGAAACAAAGTTTTCTGTCTTCGGTCTCACAGCGCAACCAAGTTTTTTGGTGACTAGATAGCATCAAACCGTCAAGAGATACTTGTGGGGAAAAGTACGAACAACAAGAAAGATAATACAAAAACAACGTTTTGTAAGATTATAAGCTATTTTGGATGATAACATAGGCAGGGAATTAAATCCGTTAGAGTTACATTTTGCACGAagacaatttgattttttcCTTGTACTTTTTACGTTTAGCTGCCGTTTATTTcttgaggtcattgacccgaAGTTGGCGACCGCGCTCTGATCTATATATGgacatgtattttattttgcaaaCCAAAGTGGATTCTGGAGTATTCATATCACAGATACGGATATAATATTGGCAAGGATGAATGTTAGTTATTAGAATGATGACCAAACACAGTGTACACAATATTGGGGTCATCTTTACTGTCAACGTTTATCCTCAAAATAAACTGCGAAAGGGCTTGAAGCATTTTCAACTTCACATTATCAGAAGGAACTATCTTGATTACATAAATGACCAGTATATAAATGGTATTAAAACCTTAAGACTTATATGGGCTGTGAAACAACTAATTTGCAAACCTTTAAGAAGACTAACATATACTGCAAAGTAAAGCAAAATGAACTGTTGTTTTAtcacatgcattttcaaaacatgaaaGTTTAGGACAATCTAACGATATTGTACTTTGATGAAGGTCAAACATCCAGGTAACAGTACTAAAATATATACAGTTCATACTCTAATACTGGATAAATTACA
It contains:
- the LOC136424421 gene encoding 3-oxoacyl-[acyl-carrier-protein] reductase FabG-like, which codes for MPDLKEKVAIITGASSGIGRGTAVEFAQLGAHLALTGRNQENLQATAKACVEAGTPQDKILLVTGDICDEQLQKNLVEQTVQKFGRVDILVNNAGTAHLASIETTDMAEYDKLMNVNVRSVVALTQLCVPHLTETKGSIVNVSSVNGMRAFAGLLAYCMSKSAVDQFTRCVALELASKQIRVNSVNPGVIITNVHKTAGLDEEAYAKFLEHSKSTHALGRVGDVSEVAKTIAFLASSDASFITGAQVPIDGGRHAMCPR